The following proteins are encoded in a genomic region of Sebastes fasciatus isolate fSebFas1 chromosome 14, fSebFas1.pri, whole genome shotgun sequence:
- the rap2aa gene encoding ras-related protein Rap-2a has product MREYKVVVLGSGGVGKSALTVQFVTGTFIEKYDPTIEDFYRKEIEVDSSPSVLEILDTAGTEQFASMRDLYIKNGQGFILVYSLVNQQSFQDIKPMRDQIIRVKRYEKVPVILVGNKVDLESEREVSSSEGQALAEEWGCPFMETSAKSKTMVDELFAEIVRQMDYAAQPDKDDPCCSSCNIQ; this is encoded by the exons ATGCGCGAGTATAAAGTGGTGGTCCTGGGCAGCGGCGGGGTCGGGAAATCCGCCCTCACCGTGCAGTTCGTCACCGGGACGTTCATTGAGAAGTACGACCCCACTATAGAGGATTTCTACCGCAAGGAGATCGAGGTGGACTCGTCGCCCTCGGTGCTGGAGATCCTGGACACCGCCGGCACCGAGCAGTTCGCCTCCATGCGGGACCTTTACATCAAGAACGGCCAAGGATTCATCCTGGTCTACAGCCTGGTCAACCAGCAGAGCTTCCAGGATATAAAGCCCATGAGGGACCAGATCATCAGAGTGAAAAG GTACGAGAAGGTTCCAGTGATCCTGGTGGGGAACAAGGTGGACCTGGAAAGCGAGAGGGAGGTATCGTCCAGCGAAGGTCAGGCCCTGGCCGAGGAGTGGGGCTGCCCGTTCATGGAGACCTCGGCCAAGAGCAAAACCATGGTAGACGAACTGTTCGCTGAGATTGTTCGGCAGATGGACTACGCCGCCCAGCCAGACAAGGATGACCCCTGCTGCTCCTCTTGCAATATACAATAG